From a single Helicovermis profundi genomic region:
- a CDS encoding Rqc2 family fibronectin-binding protein, which produces MAFDGIFIHSLVEELNKIIKDGKIDKVYQPEKDELTLVVKKNRKNINLLISCDASLPHITIIEKRRDNPKAPPMFCMLMRKMLVGSRIVEISQSGLERVITIKLRNKNEIGDTVYLNLIVEIMGKHSNIILTNNEFKIIDSIKRIPFNLSRVRQILPGLNYSQIPSGKLNLLTTNYDELLDKFNLYKSNKPVFKSIYMLLDGISPIVAKNICYLISLDASTKFDDVNKDDIISLVDNLISLQISLLNNKFTPFYVRQKNEEKLIDYHILELDLYKNEKNKIYHNDDIFKVINTYFSKKNDDHRIAQKFSNLRKIVSQRKDRLTNKISKLENELLIAENAEEFKICGELIIANIYKIDANLNEIELDNYYDENNPKIIVKLNPNLTPSENSQKYYKKYNKLKTAQTELKSQIEETNHEIVYLENVLSNIENSTDVENIEEIKNELIDTGYIKKKKLIKGKKRKVKALNPYEYLSSDGFKILVGKNSAQNDLLTLKSSSNKDIWLHTKIIPSSHVVIKTEGKEVPEKTILEAALICSYHSKAKMSSNVPVDYTAIKNVSKPNGAKPGMVIYVHYNTVYVTPKESEVLKLRKI; this is translated from the coding sequence ATGGCATTTGACGGAATTTTTATTCACTCACTAGTTGAAGAATTAAATAAAATTATAAAAGACGGAAAAATAGATAAAGTCTACCAACCTGAAAAAGATGAATTAACTTTGGTAGTAAAAAAAAATAGAAAAAATATAAATTTATTAATATCTTGTGATGCTAGTTTACCTCATATCACGATTATTGAAAAAAGAAGAGACAATCCTAAAGCACCACCCATGTTTTGTATGCTAATGAGAAAAATGCTAGTTGGATCAAGAATAGTCGAGATTTCTCAAAGTGGACTTGAAAGAGTAATTACTATTAAATTAAGAAATAAAAATGAAATTGGTGACACAGTTTATCTAAATCTAATTGTAGAAATTATGGGAAAACATTCAAATATAATTTTAACAAATAATGAATTTAAAATTATTGATAGCATCAAAAGAATCCCTTTTAACTTAAGCAGAGTTAGACAAATACTTCCGGGACTTAACTATTCTCAAATCCCTTCTGGAAAATTAAATCTGTTAACTACAAATTACGACGAACTTTTAGATAAGTTTAATTTATATAAAAGCAATAAGCCTGTATTTAAAAGCATTTATATGCTTCTTGATGGTATAAGCCCTATTGTCGCTAAAAACATCTGTTATCTTATTAGTTTAGATGCAAGTACTAAATTTGATGACGTGAATAAAGATGATATCATTTCACTTGTTGATAATCTCATATCCTTACAAATCTCATTATTAAATAATAAATTCACACCGTTTTATGTAAGGCAAAAAAATGAAGAAAAATTAATTGATTATCATATATTAGAACTAGATTTATACAAAAATGAAAAAAACAAAATCTATCACAATGATGATATTTTCAAAGTGATTAATACTTATTTTTCTAAGAAAAATGATGATCATAGAATTGCTCAAAAATTTTCTAACCTTAGAAAAATAGTTTCTCAAAGAAAAGATAGATTAACAAATAAAATTTCAAAACTTGAAAATGAATTGCTAATTGCTGAAAACGCTGAAGAATTTAAAATCTGTGGTGAGTTAATAATTGCAAATATTTACAAGATTGATGCTAATCTAAACGAAATTGAACTTGATAATTATTATGACGAAAATAACCCGAAAATTATAGTTAAATTAAATCCAAATTTAACTCCATCAGAGAATTCGCAAAAATATTATAAAAAGTATAACAAGCTTAAAACTGCTCAAACTGAACTTAAATCACAAATTGAAGAAACAAATCATGAAATTGTATATTTAGAAAATGTACTTAGTAACATTGAAAATTCAACTGATGTAGAAAATATTGAAGAAATCAAAAATGAACTTATAGATACTGGGTATATTAAAAAGAAAAAACTTATAAAGGGCAAAAAAAGAAAAGTTAAAGCCTTAAATCCATATGAATATTTATCAAGTGACGGCTTTAAAATACTTGTCGGGAAAAATAGTGCGCAAAACGATTTACTTACACTAAAGTCGTCTTCAAACAAAGATATTTGGCTACATACTAAAATTATTCCAAGTTCTCATGTAGTAATTAAAACAGAAGGAAAAGAAGTACCTGAAAAGACAATTTTAGAAGCTGCTTTAATTTGTTCTTACCATAGCAAAGCTAAAATGTCCTCAAATGTACCTGTAGATTATACTGCTATTAAAAACGTTTCTAAACCAAACGGTGCAAAACCTGGTATGGTAATATACGTTCACTATAATACAGTCTATGTTACACCTAAAGAAAGCGAAGTGCTAAAACTTAGAAAAATTTAA
- the pyrR gene encoding bifunctional pyr operon transcriptional regulator/uracil phosphoribosyltransferase PyrR — protein MKFKAIILDEKAFFRAITRISHEIIEKNKGVESIVLVGIVSRGVPIANLIAEKINELENENVKVTSLNISLYRDDLTEIGDVPLVKSNEINFDITGKNIILVDDVIFTGRTVRAAMDAIIDVGRPKTIQLAVLVDRGHRELPIRADYVGKNVPTSRKEIIKVRVKGIDSLNEVSIYSV, from the coding sequence TTGAAATTTAAAGCAATAATTTTAGATGAAAAAGCTTTTTTTAGGGCAATTACAAGAATTTCACATGAAATAATTGAAAAAAACAAAGGTGTTGAAAGTATAGTGCTTGTAGGAATAGTATCAAGAGGAGTTCCTATTGCGAATTTGATAGCAGAGAAGATAAATGAACTAGAAAATGAAAATGTAAAAGTAACATCACTTAATATATCATTGTATAGAGATGATTTAACAGAAATAGGAGACGTGCCACTTGTAAAATCAAATGAAATTAATTTTGACATTACAGGTAAAAATATAATCCTTGTTGATGATGTGATTTTTACAGGCAGAACGGTAAGAGCTGCAATGGATGCTATAATAGATGTTGGTAGACCTAAAACGATTCAGCTTGCAGTTTTGGTTGATAGAGGGCATAGAGAACTTCCAATAAGAGCTGATTATGTTGGAAAAAATGTGCCTACTTCAAGAAAAGAAATTATAAAGGTTAGGGTAAAAGGAATAGATTCTTTAAATGAAGTAAGCATTTATTCAGTATAA
- a CDS encoding RluA family pseudouridine synthase produces MFDINNIIDQFEFIIDTENEGKRLDVFLTKILDGYSRNYIQKLIKDGYINVNSKVVTTKKYAIKENDTVEIFIPKPVNLDVEAEDIFVEIVYEDDDVIIVNKPQGMVVHPAPGNYSGTLVNALLFHAKSLSNINGVVRPGIVHRIDKDTSGLLMIAKNNKSHNSLAAQLKDHSSTRKYIAIVHGNIVEDQGTIDKPIARNPKNRLKMAVVEGGRESVTHYKVLKRYQTFTLVECQLETGRTHQIRVHMSYINHPLLGDNLYGPKNSKIKYSGQALHAKTLGFVHPTTNKYIEFNSELPEYFVELIKKIEAINKIRNKE; encoded by the coding sequence ATGTTTGACATAAATAACATAATTGATCAATTTGAATTTATAATAGACACAGAAAATGAAGGTAAAAGATTAGATGTTTTTTTAACAAAAATATTAGATGGATATTCAAGGAATTATATTCAAAAACTTATAAAAGACGGATATATTAATGTTAATAGTAAAGTAGTAACTACAAAAAAATATGCAATTAAAGAAAATGATACAGTTGAAATTTTTATACCAAAGCCAGTAAATCTTGATGTAGAAGCTGAAGATATTTTTGTTGAAATTGTATATGAAGATGACGATGTAATTATTGTAAACAAACCTCAAGGTATGGTTGTTCATCCAGCACCAGGCAATTACAGTGGAACTTTAGTGAATGCTCTTTTATTTCATGCAAAAAGTTTATCAAATATTAACGGAGTTGTAAGACCTGGCATTGTTCATAGAATTGATAAGGATACTTCAGGTCTTCTAATGATAGCGAAAAATAATAAAAGTCATAATAGTCTCGCGGCTCAGTTAAAGGATCACTCTTCTACAAGAAAGTATATTGCTATTGTTCATGGAAATATAGTTGAAGACCAAGGTACAATTGATAAACCAATTGCAAGAAATCCGAAAAACAGACTTAAGATGGCTGTTGTTGAAGGTGGAAGAGAATCAGTAACCCATTACAAAGTTTTAAAAAGATATCAAACTTTTACTTTAGTAGAATGCCAACTTGAAACAGGTAGGACACATCAAATTAGAGTTCATATGAGTTATATAAATCATCCTCTTCTTGGCGATAATCTATATGGTCCGAAAAATTCTAAAATCAAGTATAGTGGACAAGCGCTTCATGCTAAAACCCTAGGTTTTGTTCATCCAACTACAAATAAATATATTGAATTTAATTCAGAGCTACCTGAGTATTTTGTAGAATTAATAAAAAAGATTGAAGCAATCAATAAAATACGTAATAAAGAGTGA
- the ileS gene encoding isoleucine--tRNA ligase, protein MAYKELMKNPISENEKELRTYWDEIDLLKESVDTRDGKEQFVFYDGPPTANGKPGIHHVIARALKDSICRYKTMQGYQVKRKAGWDTHGLPVEIEVEKRLELNNKSEIENYGIEKFNTQCRNSVFEYESTWREQTERMAYLIDLDNPYITLDNNFIESEWWILDKFFKEGYIYEGHKILPYCTRCGTGLASHEVAQGYQEIKSITVYVKFKLKDRDEYFLVWTTTPWTLASNVALTVNANETYVKIEQEGNIYYVEKNLASKVVGEDYKVLEEMKGKDLEFIQYEQLMPFVKADKKAFFVTCADYVTTEDGTGIVHTAPAFGEDDYNTGKRYNLPVLQPVGEDGKYIGTPWDGRFVMDCDLDIVKWLGAEDKLFKKEKMAHNYPHCWRCKTPLLYYAKPSWYIEMTKLKDKLIENNNSVNWYPDYVGEKRFGNWLENLNDWAISRTRYWGTPLNIWRCDCGHTTSIGSKQELVDKAIEDIDLSVELHRPYVDDIHIKCEKCGKSMQRVPEVIDCWFDSGSMPFSQHHYPFENKEKFDTLFPADFICEGIDQTRGWFYSLLAISTFVMGKSPYKNVLVNDLILDKDGKKMSKSKGNTVDSFKLFDRYGADVVRWYLYHGSPAWSPTKFDEEGVKEVESKFFRTIKNVYNFFTLYANTDNIDVKAFNVKEEDRPELDRWVLSKLNNLIKNVTADLDVYDTTKAVRKIQAFINEDLSNWYIRRSRRRFWSTELNTDKKSVYNTTYEVMITLSKLIAPFAPYISEEIYSKLTGEKSVHLSDFPVANDKFIDLNVEEKMDLVRDLVGLGRSARESVKIKVRQPISNVLIDGKYESLISDLVPLIKEELNVKNVEFASNLSEYMNFSLKPNFRVLGPKLGKKIGMFGKKLSALDPSNAVAKLEGGEVLIFDLDGETFEADKESIMINISAKEGFTVRMENNIFIILDTTLSEELIQEGYARELISRVQQMRKANDYEMMDNINIYYNADSEFEEGINKFKDYIMKETLAKSLEKSTDKEFEKYNLNDHDVMVFVEKA, encoded by the coding sequence ATGGCTTATAAAGAGTTAATGAAAAACCCAATTAGTGAAAATGAAAAAGAATTAAGAACTTATTGGGACGAGATTGATTTACTAAAAGAGAGTGTAGATACAAGAGATGGCAAAGAGCAATTTGTATTTTATGATGGTCCTCCAACAGCTAATGGAAAACCAGGAATTCATCATGTAATTGCAAGAGCTCTAAAGGATTCTATTTGTAGATACAAGACAATGCAGGGATATCAAGTAAAGAGAAAAGCTGGTTGGGATACACATGGATTACCAGTTGAAATTGAAGTCGAAAAGAGATTAGAATTAAATAATAAGAGTGAAATTGAAAATTACGGTATTGAAAAATTCAACACACAGTGTAGAAACTCAGTATTTGAATATGAAAGTACATGGAGAGAGCAAACAGAAAGAATGGCTTATTTAATTGATTTAGATAATCCATATATTACTCTTGATAACAATTTTATTGAATCAGAGTGGTGGATATTAGATAAATTTTTTAAAGAAGGATATATCTATGAAGGTCATAAAATTCTTCCTTATTGTACTAGATGTGGTACTGGACTTGCGTCACATGAAGTTGCTCAAGGTTATCAGGAAATTAAATCAATCACAGTATATGTTAAGTTTAAACTTAAAGATAGAGACGAGTATTTTTTAGTTTGGACAACAACTCCTTGGACTTTGGCTTCAAATGTTGCATTGACTGTTAATGCAAATGAAACATATGTTAAAATTGAGCAAGAAGGAAATATATATTATGTAGAAAAAAATCTGGCTTCAAAGGTTGTAGGTGAGGATTATAAAGTTCTTGAAGAAATGAAAGGAAAAGACTTAGAATTTATCCAGTATGAGCAGTTAATGCCTTTTGTTAAAGCTGATAAAAAAGCATTTTTTGTAACTTGTGCTGACTATGTAACTACTGAAGATGGTACTGGTATTGTTCATACTGCGCCAGCTTTTGGTGAAGATGATTACAACACTGGAAAAAGATATAATTTGCCTGTGCTTCAGCCAGTTGGTGAAGATGGAAAATATATAGGTACACCTTGGGATGGCAGATTTGTTATGGATTGTGATCTTGACATTGTTAAATGGCTTGGAGCTGAAGATAAATTATTTAAAAAAGAAAAAATGGCTCATAATTATCCGCATTGTTGGAGATGTAAAACACCACTTTTATATTATGCTAAGCCAAGCTGGTATATTGAAATGACAAAACTGAAAGATAAATTAATAGAAAATAATAATTCAGTAAATTGGTACCCAGATTATGTTGGAGAAAAACGTTTTGGCAACTGGCTTGAAAATTTAAATGATTGGGCTATTTCAAGAACTAGATATTGGGGAACTCCACTAAATATATGGAGATGTGATTGTGGTCACACTACAAGTATTGGTTCAAAGCAAGAACTAGTTGATAAGGCGATTGAAGATATTGATTTATCGGTTGAACTTCATAGACCTTATGTTGACGATATTCATATCAAATGTGAAAAATGTGGCAAGTCAATGCAAAGAGTACCAGAGGTTATTGATTGTTGGTTTGATAGTGGTTCAATGCCATTTTCACAACATCATTACCCATTTGAAAACAAAGAAAAATTTGATACATTGTTCCCAGCAGATTTTATTTGTGAAGGAATTGATCAAACAAGAGGATGGTTCTATTCATTGCTTGCTATTTCAACTTTTGTAATGGGTAAATCTCCTTATAAAAATGTTCTAGTTAATGACTTAATTTTAGATAAAGATGGAAAGAAAATGTCTAAATCTAAAGGTAATACAGTTGATTCTTTTAAATTGTTTGATAGATACGGAGCAGATGTTGTTAGATGGTATCTTTACCATGGTTCTCCTGCATGGAGCCCAACTAAATTCGATGAAGAAGGCGTAAAAGAAGTAGAAAGTAAGTTTTTTAGAACTATTAAAAATGTTTATAATTTCTTTACACTTTATGCTAATACAGACAATATAGATGTTAAAGCATTTAATGTTAAGGAGGAAGATAGACCTGAACTTGATAGATGGGTATTGTCTAAACTAAATAATTTAATAAAAAATGTAACAGCTGATTTAGATGTTTATGATACTACAAAAGCTGTTAGAAAAATTCAAGCCTTTATTAATGAGGATTTATCAAATTGGTATATTAGACGTTCTAGAAGAAGATTCTGGAGCACGGAACTTAATACTGATAAAAAATCAGTTTATAATACTACCTATGAAGTTATGATCACATTAAGTAAATTAATTGCACCATTTGCTCCATATATTTCAGAGGAAATTTACTCAAAATTAACTGGAGAAAAATCAGTTCATTTATCAGATTTTCCTGTTGCTAATGATAAGTTTATAGATTTAAACGTTGAAGAAAAAATGGACCTTGTAAGGGACTTAGTTGGACTAGGAAGAAGTGCAAGAGAATCTGTTAAAATTAAAGTTCGTCAGCCAATAAGTAATGTATTGATTGATGGTAAATACGAATCTCTAATAAGTGACCTTGTACCATTAATTAAAGAAGAATTAAATGTTAAAAACGTTGAATTTGCTTCTAATTTATCTGAATACATGAACTTTAGTTTAAAACCTAATTTTAGAGTTCTTGGACCAAAACTAGGCAAAAAAATAGGTATGTTTGGTAAAAAACTTAGTGCGCTTGATCCTTCAAATGCTGTAGCTAAACTTGAAGGCGGAGAAGTATTAATTTTTGATTTAGATGGTGAAACTTTTGAAGCTGATAAAGAAAGTATTATGATCAATATTTCAGCCAAAGAAGGCTTTACGGTAAGAATGGAAAATAATATATTTATTATTTTAGATACTACTTTGTCAGAAGAGTTAATTCAAGAAGGTTATGCAAGAGAATTAATTTCAAGAGTACAACAAATGAGAAAAGCGAATGATTATGAAATGATGGATAATATTAATATATATTATAATGCTGATAGTGAGTTTGAAGAAGGCATTAATAAATTCAAAGATTATATTATGAAAGAGACTTTAGCAAAATCGTTAGAAAAGTCTACTGATAAAGAATTTGAAAAATATAATCTTAATGATCATGATGTTATGGTATTTGTAGAAAAAGCATAG
- a CDS encoding DivIVA domain-containing protein, translating to MITPLDIEKKVYSKSISGYSKNEVEDFNFRVAEEMENLIKENEKIKEKMKYFEAELSKFNRIEKNIRDALVTAEKTSDEVIKNSQLKSEIIIDKAESKAIKIIDDANNEVLRIKREHEEARKEFLIFKTRFKTLLNSQLDVIEKEKL from the coding sequence ATGATTACACCACTTGATATAGAAAAAAAAGTTTATTCAAAGTCTATTAGTGGATATAGTAAAAATGAAGTTGAAGATTTTAACTTTAGAGTAGCTGAAGAAATGGAAAATTTGATTAAAGAAAATGAAAAAATAAAAGAAAAAATGAAATATTTTGAAGCAGAATTAAGTAAATTTAATAGAATTGAAAAAAACATACGTGATGCTTTAGTAACTGCTGAGAAAACGTCAGATGAGGTAATTAAAAATTCTCAGTTAAAGTCTGAAATTATTATAGATAAAGCAGAAAGTAAGGCTATAAAAATAATTGATGATGCTAATAATGAAGTTTTAAGAATTAAAAGAGAACATGAAGAAGCTAGAAAAGAATTTTTAATTTTTAAAACTAGATTTAAAACTCTTTTAAATTCGCAGCTTGATGTAATTGAAAAAGAAAAGTTATAA
- a CDS encoding RNA-binding protein translates to MLDKNKILKGLKIDNDNKIIVFNLLDKIERALKSYEIQFSNFLSPDIIQIIKRIEINFSYELRFTYFGGYEDSEYAIVKIEPLYMDEKKDDFPIYLLKGESNDLNISLSHRNILGSLMGLGIRRDTIGDIVVYDQVFYVFVGKGVSDYLLYNFDRVGRSKITIEQIELSEFLYKEPEFKLHHKVVASLRIDAILAAGFNLSRSESSKLVKSGKVKCNYTIVESISLAVKENDIISCRGNGRIILLEVGRLTKKDRINVLIKKYI, encoded by the coding sequence ATGTTAGATAAAAATAAAATTTTAAAAGGTTTAAAAATAGACAATGATAATAAAATCATTGTCTTTAATCTTTTAGATAAAATTGAAAGAGCTCTTAAATCATATGAAATTCAGTTTTCAAATTTTCTTTCTCCTGATATAATTCAAATTATAAAAAGAATAGAAATAAATTTTTCTTATGAACTTAGATTTACATATTTTGGTGGATACGAAGATTCAGAGTATGCTATTGTAAAAATTGAACCCTTATACATGGACGAAAAAAAAGATGATTTTCCAATTTATTTATTAAAAGGTGAATCAAATGATTTAAATATTTCTCTAAGTCATCGAAATATTTTGGGGTCACTGATGGGTCTTGGCATAAGACGTGATACTATTGGTGATATTGTAGTATATGACCAAGTGTTTTATGTTTTTGTTGGTAAAGGAGTATCAGATTATTTATTATATAATTTTGATAGAGTTGGTAGATCAAAAATAACGATAGAACAAATAGAACTATCAGAATTTTTGTACAAAGAACCTGAATTTAAATTACATCATAAAGTAGTTGCTTCACTTAGAATTGATGCTATATTAGCTGCTGGATTTAATTTGTCTAGAAGTGAATCATCAAAGCTTGTAAAATCTGGTAAGGTTAAATGCAACTATACAATTGTTGAGAGTATTTCGTTAGCTGTAAAAGAAAATGATATAATATCATGTAGAGGAAATGGAAGAATTATTCTTTTGGAAGTTGGTAGATTAACAAAAAAAGATAGAATTAATGTTTTAATAAAGAAATATATTTAA
- a CDS encoding YggT family protein yields the protein MGVLANAIIYFVQVVNFLILARVIMSWVIKDFSNPIVQFIFQVTEPILMPFRKLLERIGLGGTIDFSPIVAMLAIQFIANALLRAL from the coding sequence ATGGGTGTACTTGCAAATGCAATAATATATTTTGTACAAGTAGTAAATTTTTTGATTTTAGCTAGAGTGATAATGTCTTGGGTTATTAAAGACTTTAGTAATCCTATTGTTCAGTTTATTTTTCAAGTTACTGAACCAATATTGATGCCGTTTAGAAAACTTTTAGAAAGGATTGGACTTGGTGGTACAATTGACTTTTCACCAATTGTAGCAATGCTTGCTATTCAGTTTATTGCTAATGCACTTCTTAGAGCGTTATAA
- a CDS encoding cell division protein SepF, with protein MAEKFVDKIKFFMGFESYDEDEYEEELEEDDYSSNQPTASSLYSSSQKNTTVSAPKTQNVSSAVKSGTKIVNFNKTQSSNLKVMLYQPKDFNDSKTVVDNLKVNKPVILNIENLDTELARKIFDFCSGALYALDGHIQQISRGIFILAPPNVDVSGDVKGELKSKGIFSFTNKE; from the coding sequence ATGGCAGAGAAATTTGTTGATAAAATAAAATTTTTTATGGGATTTGAATCTTATGATGAGGATGAATACGAAGAAGAATTAGAAGAAGATGATTATTCTTCTAATCAACCTACAGCTAGTTCCTTGTATTCGAGTAGTCAAAAAAACACTACAGTTTCTGCTCCCAAGACTCAAAATGTTAGTAGCGCTGTAAAGTCGGGTACTAAAATTGTTAATTTTAATAAAACTCAAAGTAGTAACTTAAAAGTTATGCTGTATCAACCCAAAGATTTTAATGATTCTAAAACAGTGGTTGATAATTTAAAAGTTAATAAACCTGTTATATTAAATATTGAAAATTTAGATACTGAACTTGCTAGAAAGATTTTCGATTTCTGTAGTGGTGCATTATATGCCTTAGATGGTCATATTCAGCAAATTTCAAGAGGCATATTTATTTTAGCTCCACCAAACGTCGATGTATCTGGTGATGTGAAAGGTGAATTAAAGAGTAAGGGGATTTTTAGTTTTACAAATAAAGAGTAA
- a CDS encoding YggS family pyridoxal phosphate-dependent enzyme → MEYLKNNIDNIRENIKKACDSTGREISEITLIAVTKTIDESIVNESLKYDIFDVGENRVQEIQRKYDNIKSGVKWHLIGHLQTNKVKYIIEKVDLIHSVDSIKLAKEIDKRAREIGKVMDILVQINVAKEESKFGINEENIDEIINELSKLNNIKVKGLMNIAPFDENVEKIRNDFKKMKEIFDSLSNKLYNNVEMLYLSMGMTNDYMVAIEEGANMIRVGTGIYGKRDYSK, encoded by the coding sequence ATGGAATATCTAAAAAATAATATTGATAATATAAGAGAAAATATAAAAAAGGCTTGTGATAGTACAGGAAGGGAAATTTCAGAAATCACTCTTATAGCTGTGACTAAAACAATCGATGAGTCAATTGTAAATGAGAGTTTAAAATATGATATTTTTGATGTTGGTGAAAATAGAGTTCAAGAAATACAAAGAAAATACGACAATATAAAAAGCGGTGTAAAATGGCATTTAATTGGTCATCTACAAACTAATAAAGTTAAATATATTATTGAAAAAGTAGATTTAATTCATTCTGTAGATAGTATAAAACTTGCTAAAGAAATTGATAAAAGAGCAAGAGAAATTGGTAAAGTAATGGATATTTTAGTACAAATCAATGTTGCAAAAGAAGAAAGTAAATTTGGCATAAACGAAGAAAATATTGATGAAATCATTAATGAATTGTCAAAACTTAACAATATTAAAGTTAAAGGACTAATGAATATAGCTCCTTTTGATGAAAATGTTGAGAAGATAAGAAATGATTTTAAAAAAATGAAAGAGATTTTTGATTCTTTATCAAATAAGTTGTATAATAATGTAGAGATGCTTTACTTATCAATGGGAATGACTAATGATTATATGGTTGCAATTGAAGAAGGAGCCAACATGATTAGAGTTGGAACTGGCATTTATGGCAAGCGTGATTATTCAAAATAG
- a CDS encoding HlyD family efflux transporter periplasmic adaptor subunit: MKKYKKKFNVLKLLRSLLIIAIVIFLGLRLFVNFILTDNLTYKAKYDELNLESTYSGVIFRKEEIINTNASGAIKYFVNEGEKIKKGYKVAEITHEKVEEDIVSEKSESDLIEFQKKIKIDISVIDGEIDSLKQRILESVDEKNYVQLSDLKNKLLLKLDKRSLIEKNKKLIDNGSSSFKESYIGNANANVGDKVNFYSPISGIVSFYIDNLEPNLTIENIYNINYSELMDRDFSLKSLTSSRLAAKSPVYKIVDNSLWFLVCVIDKKDLNFYDKNQKIVAMIDSNKLDARVADVFVSSDKAALVLKISQQYEDFYKKRFVKATIIRNNFNGIKIKNTSIVSKNNVLGVYILGINNKANFRPIKILGKDDKYSIVKDGYIYIDDENKRVRTIDLTDEIVIDAASVKEGDKIY; the protein is encoded by the coding sequence ATGAAAAAATATAAAAAAAAATTTAATGTTCTAAAACTTTTAAGGAGTCTGCTAATAATTGCTATAGTGATTTTCTTAGGATTAAGATTATTTGTAAATTTTATTTTAACGGATAATTTAACATACAAAGCTAAATATGATGAATTGAATCTTGAATCAACATATAGTGGAGTTATTTTTAGAAAAGAAGAGATTATCAATACGAATGCAAGTGGCGCTATAAAATATTTTGTAAATGAGGGCGAAAAAATAAAGAAAGGCTATAAAGTTGCTGAAATAACTCATGAAAAAGTAGAAGAAGATATTGTCAGCGAAAAATCAGAATCTGATTTAATAGAATTTCAAAAAAAAATAAAAATAGATATTAGTGTAATTGATGGTGAAATTGATTCTTTAAAACAAAGAATTTTAGAATCAGTTGATGAAAAAAATTATGTTCAGCTTAGCGATTTAAAAAACAAATTATTGCTTAAACTTGATAAACGTAGTTTGATAGAAAAAAACAAAAAATTAATTGATAATGGTTCTTCAAGTTTTAAAGAGTCTTACATTGGTAATGCAAATGCAAATGTAGGTGATAAAGTTAATTTCTATTCTCCTATTTCTGGTATTGTATCTTTTTATATTGATAATTTAGAACCAAATTTAACAATTGAAAATATTTATAACATTAATTATAGTGAACTTATGGATAGGGATTTTTCACTAAAAAGCTTAACTTCAAGCAGACTTGCTGCTAAAAGCCCTGTTTATAAAATCGTTGATAATTCACTTTGGTTTTTAGTATGTGTAATCGATAAAAAAGATTTGAATTTTTACGATAAAAATCAAAAAATTGTTGCTATGATTGATTCAAATAAGTTAGATGCAAGGGTTGCTGATGTTTTTGTTTCTTCGGATAAAGCAGCTTTAGTTCTAAAAATATCACAGCAGTATGAAGATTTTTATAAAAAAAGATTTGTAAAAGCAACGATTATTAGAAATAATTTTAATGGCATTAAAATAAAAAACACTAGTATTGTTTCAAAAAATAATGTTTTAGGAGTTTATATTTTAGGGATTAATAATAAAGCTAATTTTAGACCTATAAAAATTCTTGGCAAAGACGATAAATATTCCATTGTAAAAGATGGATATATATATATTGATGATGAAAATAAAAGAGTAAGGACTATTGATTTAACAGATGAAATTGTAATTGATGCTGCGTCTGTTAAAGAAGGCGATAAAATTTATTGA